Proteins co-encoded in one Candidatus Poribacteria bacterium genomic window:
- a CDS encoding PBP1A family penicillin-binding protein, translating to MLRFLYHCFQAVLSLFWVVCILVFIAIFAGIGFVGGIFFACWEDVRGIDLDRLEYNVDTETWRQHLEVYSSVCEVRKADKIAFLVDKLNRLEYKRVAEIIPKLSEPGEYAETVDTKGNRTLRIHLRDFEYPHLDVEAGHVQISVRDGRITDIRSGDGAVRKNFYLQPEMIAEFADDEGSTRRLIPLLQMPTKLTGAFIAIEDHRFSNHWGIDIIRLTGAVKNTVVHGSRLAGTSTLTQQLARNIYLFNQRSKRSVVRKTREILLAVRIEKVFSKDEILERYLNHVDLGRSRYGGKTFYGVQQAALGYFGKEVSELSYHECALLAALPKGPFAFSPFSNPHDAKYRRDVVLDRMLAEEYIPASEWLASRNAPLLPQNLDENRTRIIAKEAGHFLEYIREELVRLPELKDKLYSDGLKVYTTIDMSMQAVAEREVAKHLRYMDGTYGPRSLPNYDTNKRNLHGIDPINSYLQAALIAFEPKTGHVKAMVGGRDYNITKTEINYYNRAIGSARRQPGSAFKPIVFAALLEDPSIITPATVISDKRWGIVPFPGQKTWYPRNYSERFRGNVTMRDVLTRSINVPTAKAVLETPIGDNGIWEGINRVVDLTKRMGVESPMDPKPALTLGASGMTVLELTSAYGIFANGGIHTKPVHIQYILDTTGTVIYPSEDHQVERARVLDEKIAYQITSSLENVIQNGTGRRAGRMGLTRPAAGKTGTTNDNVDAWFVGYTADLVVGVWVGFDKNRSSRRNYNQEGAKAALPIWAQFVIDSARGPHEEFPVPEGIVFRDIDKKSGLLKRVDCPEENIHTEPFIEGQEPQKLCNLQH from the coding sequence ATGCTTCGATTCTTATACCATTGTTTTCAAGCAGTCCTAAGCCTGTTTTGGGTGGTGTGTATTCTTGTATTTATAGCGATCTTCGCCGGAATCGGGTTTGTGGGTGGTATTTTCTTCGCGTGTTGGGAAGATGTGCGCGGCATCGATCTCGATCGGCTTGAATATAATGTGGATACCGAAACATGGCGGCAACACTTAGAGGTTTATTCTTCGGTCTGCGAAGTACGAAAAGCGGATAAAATTGCATTTTTGGTTGATAAATTGAACCGGCTGGAATATAAACGGGTTGCTGAAATTATTCCAAAATTGAGCGAACCGGGTGAGTACGCCGAGACCGTGGATACTAAAGGGAACCGCACCCTACGTATCCACCTGCGGGATTTTGAATATCCGCATCTTGACGTAGAAGCAGGACATGTTCAAATTTCGGTTCGGGACGGAAGAATAACCGACATTCGCAGTGGTGATGGTGCTGTGCGCAAGAATTTTTATCTTCAACCGGAGATGATAGCCGAATTCGCTGATGATGAAGGTTCTACGCGACGTTTGATTCCGCTCCTTCAGATGCCTACGAAATTGACAGGGGCATTCATTGCTATTGAGGATCACCGTTTTTCCAACCACTGGGGAATTGATATTATACGCCTCACCGGGGCAGTGAAGAATACCGTTGTGCACGGCAGCCGATTGGCTGGGACAAGCACGCTAACGCAGCAGTTAGCGCGAAATATTTACCTGTTTAATCAGAGATCTAAAAGAAGCGTCGTCCGCAAAACGAGAGAAATTCTCCTCGCTGTGAGGATTGAAAAGGTTTTCTCTAAAGATGAAATTTTAGAGCGTTACCTGAATCATGTAGACTTAGGTAGATCGAGATATGGCGGCAAAACTTTTTACGGTGTTCAGCAAGCAGCTCTCGGATATTTTGGGAAAGAGGTGTCAGAACTCAGCTACCACGAATGTGCCTTGCTCGCAGCCCTTCCCAAAGGGCCTTTCGCCTTTTCGCCGTTTTCCAATCCCCATGATGCTAAGTATCGGCGTGATGTCGTCCTTGACAGAATGTTGGCTGAAGAATACATTCCAGCATCTGAGTGGCTTGCCAGTCGAAATGCTCCCTTACTTCCACAAAATCTGGATGAGAATCGGACCAGAATTATCGCAAAGGAGGCGGGGCACTTCCTTGAGTATATCCGCGAAGAACTCGTCCGGCTCCCAGAACTTAAAGACAAGTTGTATAGTGACGGTCTAAAGGTTTACACGACTATAGATATGTCTATGCAAGCCGTCGCTGAACGAGAAGTCGCAAAGCATCTCCGCTACATGGATGGCACGTACGGCCCAAGAAGCCTACCGAATTATGATACGAATAAACGGAATCTGCACGGTATTGATCCGATTAATAGTTATTTGCAAGCTGCACTGATTGCGTTTGAACCGAAGACTGGACATGTTAAAGCGATGGTAGGTGGACGCGATTACAATATCACCAAGACGGAGATTAATTACTACAATCGCGCGATTGGAAGCGCAAGGCGGCAACCTGGATCTGCCTTTAAACCGATTGTTTTCGCTGCTTTATTGGAAGATCCGTCCATCATAACGCCAGCAACAGTCATCTCTGATAAAAGATGGGGGATCGTTCCCTTCCCCGGACAGAAGACGTGGTATCCGCGGAATTATAGCGAAAGATTTAGAGGGAACGTCACGATGCGCGATGTACTAACGCGATCGATTAACGTGCCGACAGCGAAAGCCGTTTTGGAGACACCAATAGGCGACAACGGTATTTGGGAAGGGATAAATCGCGTCGTCGATTTAACGAAACGTATGGGTGTTGAGAGTCCAATGGACCCCAAACCTGCGCTCACTTTAGGCGCGTCCGGCATGACAGTCCTTGAGTTAACCTCAGCGTATGGCATCTTTGCAAACGGCGGAATCCACACGAAACCGGTACATATTCAATATATCCTTGATACAACGGGAACCGTAATCTATCCGTCCGAAGACCATCAGGTCGAACGCGCCCGTGTTTTAGATGAAAAGATCGCGTATCAGATTACTTCGTCTTTAGAGAATGTAATTCAAAACGGAACGGGTAGACGTGCAGGACGGATGGGGCTTACCCGACCGGCAGCCGGTAAGACGGGAACTACTAATGATAACGTGGACGCATGGTTCGTCGGTTATACCGCTGATTTGGTCGTCGGTGTTTGGGTCGGATTTGATAAAAATCGCTCAAGTCGTCGCAATTACAATCAGGAAGGCGCGAAAGCAGCGCTGCCAATCTGGGCACAATTTGTAATTGATTCAGCACGCGGACCCCATGAGGAATTTCCGGTGCCTGAGGGCATTGTCTTCCGCGACATTGATAAGAAGAGCGGACTTCTTAAAAGGGTAGATTGCCCCGAGGAGAACATTCACACAGAGCCGTTTATTGAAGGACAGGAACCCCAAAAACTTTGTAATTTGCAGCATTAG
- a CDS encoding redoxin domain-containing protein, which produces MESPTLFTSFFTHSHLIVEKSPPLSTVLHRLCIVFVLFVTSTSFGLAQEKVEKVKLDAVVKNFTLKDATGTPHTLYKLSEEKSATVVLFLATQCPIVTDYAERIVTLAKTYGEKNVQFIGINSNRQEKVKEILEYSEKHKFEFTVLKDPENDIADYFGARRTPEIFLIDAKRALRYMGAIDNSPKEPTKHYLQNALDLVIAGENISKESKRTRAVGCTIKRVRKTSVDRTP; this is translated from the coding sequence ATGGAAAGTCCAACACTCTTTACATCCTTTTTTACGCATAGCCATCTTATCGTTGAGAAGTCCCCACCCCTCTCTACTGTCTTGCATCGCTTATGTATTGTGTTTGTCCTGTTCGTCACAAGTACGAGTTTCGGATTGGCACAAGAGAAAGTAGAGAAAGTAAAACTTGATGCTGTCGTCAAGAACTTCACGCTCAAAGACGCTACGGGGACCCCGCACACTTTATACAAATTGAGCGAGGAAAAATCTGCTACTGTCGTTCTGTTTCTCGCTACGCAATGTCCAATAGTGACCGATTATGCGGAACGGATTGTCACTTTGGCTAAGACTTATGGCGAAAAAAATGTGCAGTTTATCGGTATCAATTCAAACAGACAAGAGAAGGTTAAAGAGATTTTGGAATATAGTGAGAAGCACAAATTTGAATTCACTGTACTAAAGGACCCAGAGAACGATATTGCGGACTATTTTGGAGCCAGAAGAACGCCTGAGATATTTCTGATCGATGCAAAACGTGCCCTCCGTTACATGGGAGCAATTGACAACAGCCCCAAAGAACCCACGAAGCACTATCTCCAGAACGCCTTAGATTTAGTGATTGCTGGAGAAAATATTTCCAAGGAATCCAAAAGGACCAGAGCGGTGGGTTGTACCATTAAGCGCGTGCGGAAAACCAGTGTGGATAGAACGCCGTAA
- a CDS encoding HAD family hydrolase translates to MRNIRALVFDFGGTLDGNGIHWLERTYLFIRKHCPEITREAFDEADKATITEFFLGDPSHEWSYQDGSMLPVGAVASEHAARCNLRETADAIASGIYRRLGLSKQMKDEYVDWFCAGAAERLAENRRWLKTLHDTYQLAVISNNFGNTQGWCDDYGLSPLFGAIIDSTVLGIAKPDVRIFEAALSKLNVAPNQAIYVGDSYAADMVGGKNAGMWTAWLIGDADKTCPDPSMVDVKLSHLHELTDFLDAS, encoded by the coding sequence ATGAGAAATATCCGCGCATTGGTATTTGATTTCGGCGGGACTTTAGATGGAAACGGTATCCATTGGTTAGAACGGACCTACCTGTTCATCCGTAAGCACTGCCCAGAAATTACACGTGAGGCATTCGACGAGGCAGATAAAGCGACAATAACAGAATTCTTTCTCGGTGATCCTTCTCACGAGTGGTCTTACCAAGACGGTTCGATGCTGCCCGTAGGTGCGGTCGCGTCTGAGCATGCGGCGCGCTGTAATTTGCGAGAAACTGCCGACGCGATTGCTTCGGGAATTTATAGGCGATTAGGGCTAAGCAAGCAGATGAAAGATGAGTATGTTGACTGGTTCTGTGCAGGGGCTGCCGAGAGACTCGCGGAAAATCGGCGATGGCTTAAAACGCTTCATGACACCTATCAACTCGCTGTAATTAGCAATAACTTTGGGAATACACAAGGCTGGTGTGACGACTATGGACTTTCCCCACTGTTTGGGGCGATTATAGATTCTACGGTTTTGGGGATAGCGAAGCCAGATGTTCGTATCTTTGAAGCAGCTTTGTCCAAGTTGAACGTGGCACCGAACCAAGCGATTTATGTTGGGGATAGTTACGCTGCGGATATGGTCGGCGGGAAGAACGCAGGTATGTGGACTGCGTGGCTTATCGGTGATGCGGACAAAACGTGTCCGGACCCATCTATGGTTGATGTCAAGCTCTCGCACCTACACGAGTTGACCGATTTTTTGGATGCGTCGTAA
- a CDS encoding CehA/McbA family metallohydrolase: MLYTNPFQQPGQWYRGNTHSHSTESDGQLSIGDRFAAYRDAGYDFLVLTDHRKVNDVQAYTTPDFLAISGSEVHPDNPYGGDTYHFVAINIHERINCSEMHPNAVLDDIKAQGGEAVLCHPYWSGHTILDYLPLREYFAIEVYNDSCVGIGKEFSEQAWDDLLDRGGPVLGIAADDSHGTEDDCFHGWIMVKAEELTLESIMESLRTGAFYSTLGPEIKDLTLDGKELTVKCSEAQSIVFKAQCSRGKRVLPSEGERLTEATYSIPESVKYVRVEITDETGKKAWSNPFFF, encoded by the coding sequence ATGTTGTATACAAATCCTTTTCAACAACCCGGGCAGTGGTATCGCGGGAATACACATAGCCACAGTACAGAATCCGATGGACAACTTTCGATCGGAGATCGGTTTGCTGCATATCGGGACGCAGGCTATGATTTCCTCGTGCTAACCGACCACCGCAAGGTTAACGATGTACAGGCTTACACCACACCGGACTTTTTGGCAATATCAGGGAGCGAAGTGCATCCTGATAATCCCTATGGTGGTGATACCTACCACTTCGTCGCCATTAACATACACGAACGCATAAACTGCTCGGAAATGCATCCAAACGCAGTGCTTGATGACATTAAGGCACAAGGGGGTGAAGCAGTTTTGTGTCACCCTTATTGGTCAGGACATACCATTTTAGATTATCTGCCGTTGCGGGAATATTTCGCTATTGAAGTCTACAACGACAGTTGTGTGGGCATCGGCAAAGAATTTTCAGAACAAGCATGGGATGATTTGTTGGATAGAGGCGGACCTGTTCTCGGTATCGCTGCTGATGATTCGCACGGGACAGAAGATGATTGCTTTCACGGATGGATTATGGTCAAGGCGGAAGAATTGACGCTTGAGAGCATCATGGAATCGCTTCGGACTGGGGCGTTCTATTCTACACTCGGACCTGAAATCAAGGACCTGACGTTAGATGGAAAAGAATTAACCGTCAAATGTTCGGAAGCACAATCGATTGTTTTTAAAGCGCAGTGCAGTCGTGGGAAGCGGGTCCTACCATCTGAAGGTGAACGCTTGACCGAGGCGACCTATAGCATTCCAGAAAGTGTGAAATACGTTCGCGTTGAAATAACCGACGAAACCGGCAAGAAAGCTTGGTCGAACCCCTTCTTTTTCTAA
- the waaF gene encoding lipopolysaccharide heptosyltransferase II — MQNILVCQTGGWIGDMVLLTPALRALKRTYLESNLTLLLRPRVADLMQTHPYVDTCLVDNKTEGRYRSVRNLVRQLRDSVFDIAVVLHPTSFRNALLPFLARVPIRVGTNVSGRGMLLTGSCKDDTGVHEVHRYLHVLKLLNIDTAPSSLEFWHTDADRQFVERLLRAEGILPENRIVALNLGTTWATKRWDVTNFADLIQQIVRLLPKIKVVLVGSSEEVELAESLPASLSVINFVGKTGILQLGALLERCEVCVTCDSGPMHIAAAVGTPTLALFGPTSPTRHQPYGTGHTVIEKLVSCRPCYKQICHRQDAPHLCMKEIGTAEVLKALEIKLRQKTDAA, encoded by the coding sequence ATGCAAAACATTCTGGTCTGCCAAACAGGGGGATGGATCGGCGATATGGTGCTGCTGACTCCCGCGTTGCGCGCCCTGAAACGTACATATCTTGAATCTAATCTGACACTTCTCTTGCGACCGCGCGTGGCAGATTTAATGCAAACGCACCCTTATGTTGACACCTGCCTCGTTGATAACAAAACAGAAGGCCGCTATCGATCCGTTAGGAACCTTGTGCGCCAACTACGGGATAGCGTATTTGACATTGCCGTTGTACTGCATCCGACCTCATTCCGAAACGCGCTCCTACCGTTCCTTGCACGCGTTCCAATACGTGTTGGAACAAATGTCAGTGGACGTGGGATGCTGCTAACAGGGTCTTGTAAAGACGACACAGGGGTACATGAAGTCCACCGATACCTACACGTTCTAAAACTGCTCAATATTGACACTGCGCCATCTTCTTTGGAGTTTTGGCATACAGATGCAGATCGACAGTTTGTTGAACGTCTCTTACGTGCTGAAGGTATATTGCCGGAGAACCGCATTGTCGCTCTCAATTTAGGCACTACATGGGCAACGAAACGATGGGATGTAACGAACTTTGCCGATCTTATCCAGCAAATTGTCCGTTTGCTACCGAAAATTAAAGTCGTGTTAGTCGGTTCGTCTGAAGAAGTGGAACTTGCGGAATCCCTTCCGGCTTCGTTATCGGTTATTAATTTCGTCGGGAAAACAGGGATTCTCCAACTGGGTGCGTTGTTGGAAAGATGCGAAGTGTGTGTAACTTGTGATAGCGGTCCGATGCACATTGCTGCAGCAGTTGGCACCCCAACGCTGGCACTCTTCGGTCCAACGAGCCCGACGCGCCATCAACCTTACGGAACAGGGCATACCGTTATTGAGAAACTTGTCTCTTGTCGTCCGTGTTACAAACAGATATGTCATCGACAGGATGCACCGCATCTCTGCATGAAAGAAATAGGCACTGCTGAGGTTCTGAAAGCATTGGAGATTAAGTTACGTCAGAAAACGGACGCTGCTTAA
- the lexA gene encoding transcriptional repressor LexA produces the protein MAKNLTKRQREIFNFIQRCIKNGYPPTIREIGSQFGFSEKAAHDHLNALEKKKYIGREEGKPRAISVLKEAQPKIETSKWLEEQSANPILTEAERDIIEIPIFGRVAAGTPLLASQNIEGTLPIPTRMVNNYECFALRIIGSSMIGVGILEGDYVIVKRQSDADPGDIVVAMVEDEATVKRFFIDGDQVRLQPENPAIEPSIFNINEVIILGKVIGLHREM, from the coding sequence ATGGCAAAGAACCTGACCAAAAGGCAGCGCGAGATTTTTAATTTCATCCAGCGATGTATTAAGAACGGTTATCCGCCAACCATTCGTGAGATTGGCAGCCAATTCGGTTTTTCAGAAAAGGCGGCACATGACCACCTCAACGCGCTTGAGAAAAAGAAGTATATTGGACGCGAAGAAGGTAAACCGCGTGCGATTTCCGTTTTGAAGGAAGCACAACCTAAAATCGAGACCAGTAAATGGCTTGAAGAACAGAGCGCGAATCCGATTCTGACAGAAGCAGAACGGGATATTATAGAAATCCCGATTTTTGGACGTGTAGCGGCAGGAACACCTCTTCTCGCTTCACAAAATATTGAAGGCACCCTTCCTATTCCGACGCGTATGGTAAATAACTATGAATGCTTCGCCCTCCGGATCATCGGTTCAAGTATGATCGGGGTCGGTATCTTAGAAGGTGATTATGTTATCGTTAAGAGACAATCGGATGCAGATCCGGGCGATATCGTTGTCGCTATGGTTGAAGACGAAGCAACCGTAAAACGTTTCTTTATTGATGGTGACCAAGTCCGGTTACAACCGGAAAATCCTGCCATTGAACCGAGTATTTTTAACATTAATGAGGTGATAATACTCGGTAAAGTTATCGGTCTCCACCGAGAAATGTAG
- a CDS encoding CehA/McbA family metallohydrolase produces MFNTNPFQQPGQWYRGNTHSHSTESDGQLSVSDRFAAYRDAGYDFLVLTDHRKVNDVGAYTTSDFLAISGSEVHPENPYGGGTYHIVAINIHERINCAKMHPNAVIDDIKSQGGEAVLCHPYWCGHTILDYLPLHGYFAVEVYNDTCMGIGKGFSEQAWDDLLDRGGPVLGIAADDAHGTEHDCFHGWIMVKAEELTLDGIMESLRTGAFYSTLGPEIKDLTLDGKELTVKCSEAQSIVFKAQCSRGKRVLPAEGERLTEATYSIPESVKYVRVEITDETGKKAWSNPFFF; encoded by the coding sequence ATGTTCAATACAAATCCTTTTCAACAACCCGGGCAGTGGTATCGCGGGAATACACATAGCCACAGTACAGAATCCGATGGACAACTTTCCGTCTCAGATCGGTTCGCTGCATACCGGGACGCAGGCTACGATTTCCTCGTGCTAACTGATCACCGCAAGGTTAACGATGTAGGGGCTTACACAACATCCGATTTTTTGGCAATATCGGGGAGCGAGGTGCATCCTGAAAATCCTTATGGCGGTGGGACGTACCACATCGTCGCTATTAATATACATGAACGCATAAACTGCGCGAAGATGCACCCGAACGCAGTAATTGATGATATTAAGTCACAGGGTGGTGAAGCGGTTTTGTGTCATCCGTATTGGTGTGGACATACGATCCTGGATTATCTGCCGTTGCACGGTTATTTCGCCGTTGAAGTCTATAATGACACCTGTATGGGTATCGGCAAAGGGTTTTCAGAACAGGCGTGGGACGATTTACTGGATAGGGGTGGACCTGTTCTCGGTATCGCTGCCGATGACGCACACGGGACAGAACACGACTGCTTCCACGGATGGATTATGGTCAAAGCGGAAGAACTGACGCTTGATGGCATCATGGAATCGCTTCGGACGGGCGCGTTCTATTCTACGCTTGGACCCGAAATCAAGGACCTGACGTTAGATGGAAAAGAGTTGACCGTCAAATGTTCGGAAGCACAATCAATTGTTTTTAAAGCGCAGTGCAGTCGTGGCAAGCGAGTTCTACCGGCTGAAGGTGAACGCTTGACCGAGGCGACCTACAGTATTCCGGAAAGTGTGAAATACGTTCGCGTTGAAATAACCGACGAAACGGGTAAGAAGGCCTGGTCAAACCCTTTCTTTTTCTAA